The nucleotide sequence CCCCCCCCACCCCGCCGACCAACACCGAAGCAGCCAGCACCCAGGGCCACCACCGCCGCTTTTTCCCCGCTTGCACCGAGCGCCTCATCGTTTGGTAACTCCCGTTTTTCTTCCATTGTGCCCTAACCACCCCTGACGACGTTTTCCCCTGGCTCCAGGTGCCTTTACAATAGCCCAGAGGGGGGAAGGGGAAAGCAGATAAGTTATGAATGAGCGCATTCCGGTGATTGTGACTGGCGCGGCAGGGCGCATGGGACGTCAGGTGGTGCAGGCAGTGGCCGCCAGTTCGGACATGGTGCTTGTGGGGGCGGTGGACCACCAGCGGGTGGGGGAAGATGTAGGAGTGGTCGCCGGAATCGGAGAACTGGAAGTGCCCATTACGTCCGATTTGCAGTCCCTGTGCGCCCTGGTGGCCCAGGAAAAACAGCCGGGCGTGATGGTGGACTTTACCCATCCCCGCAGCGTGTATGACAATGTGCGGGCGGCCATTGCCTACGGGGTCTATCCGGTGGTGGGCACAACGGGCCTGAGCGCCGAGCAAATCCAGGACTTGGCCGAGTTTTGCGACAAAGCCAGCATCGGTTGCATTATTGCTCCTAATTTTTCCATCGGCATGGTGCTGTTGCAACAGGCGGCGATCCAGGCCTCCCGTTACTTTGAACACGTGGAAATCATCGAGCTGCACCACAACCAGAAAGCTGACGCCCCCAGCGGTACGGCCTTGAAAACGGCGGAAATGCTGGCCGAGATGGGCAAAACCTACAACCCCCCCCAAGTTGAAGAAACGGAAACCCTTGCTGGTGTACGCGGGGGTATCGGTCCAGAAAACATCCGCATCCACAGCGTGCGCTTACCGGGGTTGCTGGCCCATCAGGCAGTTATGTTTGGGGCGCCCGGCGAAATCTACACCCTGCGCCATGACGTTACGGACCGCCGCTGTTACATGCCCGGTGTTTTGCTGGCCATCCGCAAGGTACGCCAACTCAAGCAACTGGTCTACGGCCTGGAAAAAATCCTGGATTAGGCATGGTGGCTGTTGAGCAACTGCGGCAACTCTACACCGACTGCCGGGAAAAAACCCTAGCTTTGATTGCCCCCCTGACGGATGCCCAGTGGGTCCAGCAGGTGCACCCGGATTTCAGTCCCATCGGCTGGCATGTGGGCCATATCGCCTACACGGAAGCCCTGTGGTTATTGGGTGAGCCTTTACCCTATCCGGAGTTGGCCCCCCTGTTTCGGGCAGATGGTTACCCCAAAGCCGAACGCAGCCGCCTTTTGCCCCCCCGCCATGTTCTCCTGACCTATGTCCAGACCATCCGGGAGAAGGTCCTGGCCCAGCTCACCCACGTCACGCCAGACAACCGGCGCCTGTGGTACTGGGTGGTGCAGCACGAAATGCAACACCAGGAAACCATTTGCCTGCTGCGGGCGCTCCAGGGCAATTTACCGCCACCATTGCCGGAGATCGACGCATGTTCGACGCCCTGGGAGCTGGACTGTCAGTCGGTTACCGTAGGCAGTGACGACATCGCCGCCTTGGACAATGAACGTCCCCCCCACACCCAAACCGTGGGTCCCTTGCGCATCAGCGCCCACCCCGTGACCCAGGAGGAATTTCAGGCCTTTATCAAAGCGGGTGGCTATCGGGAAAAACGCTGGTGGTCGGAGGCGGGCTGGGCGTGGCTGCAACAGGAGCAAGTAACCCGGCCTGTGTACGAGCAACCGGCATCGCCCCGGCAACCGGTCTGCGGCGTGAGCTATTACGAAGCGGAGGCCTATTGTCGCTTTATCAGCAAACGGTTGCCGACGGAATGGGAGTGGGAAACGGCGGCACGCCAGGGGTTGCCCTACCGGGGGTTGGTTTGGGAATGGACCTGCTCCCCCTTTGCCCCCTATCCCCATTTCGCCCCCTATCCCTACCAGGGCTACTCGGCGGCCTATTTCGATGGACATCATTACGTGCTGCGGGGGGGCAGTTGGGCTACCCATCCCTACCTAAAACGGCCTAGTTTTCGCAACTGGTATTTACCGGGAGTGCGCCAGATTTTTGCCGGATTCCGTTGGGCCGACTAGTCCTCGAGTTGCAGGTGGGGCAGGTTCCAAAAGGGGCCGCTCAGGGCCGAAAACGCAATCCCTTTGACCCGATTGCGAATCGCCTGCAAGCTCAAGTTATTCACCAGATAGATAAACGGCAATTCCTCTTGCACCAGTTGTTGGAATTCGGCATAGATGGCCCGGCGTTTATCTTCATCCATTTCCTGGGAACCCCGCACCATCAGGTCGTCAATTCGCAGCTCCCAATCGCTGGGGGACCAATCCTTCAAGGGGGGTTGTCCCGGCAAGGGGCCTTGATTAAAGGTGTGCAAGCTCCCCCGACTGTACCAGATATTAAAGCCGCTGTGGGGGTCAATGCCACCGCCCCCAAATCCCCCCAAATAACACTCCCAATCCCGGGTTTTGTTCAACCGTTCCACATAGGCATTAAAGCTCATG is from Gloeomargarita sp. SRBZ-1_bins_9 and encodes:
- the dapB gene encoding 4-hydroxy-tetrahydrodipicolinate reductase, which translates into the protein MNERIPVIVTGAAGRMGRQVVQAVAASSDMVLVGAVDHQRVGEDVGVVAGIGELEVPITSDLQSLCALVAQEKQPGVMVDFTHPRSVYDNVRAAIAYGVYPVVGTTGLSAEQIQDLAEFCDKASIGCIIAPNFSIGMVLLQQAAIQASRYFEHVEIIELHHNQKADAPSGTALKTAEMLAEMGKTYNPPQVEETETLAGVRGGIGPENIRIHSVRLPGLLAHQAVMFGAPGEIYTLRHDVTDRRCYMPGVLLAIRKVRQLKQLVYGLEKILD
- a CDS encoding SUMF1/EgtB/PvdO family nonheme iron enzyme gives rise to the protein MVAVEQLRQLYTDCREKTLALIAPLTDAQWVQQVHPDFSPIGWHVGHIAYTEALWLLGEPLPYPELAPLFRADGYPKAERSRLLPPRHVLLTYVQTIREKVLAQLTHVTPDNRRLWYWVVQHEMQHQETICLLRALQGNLPPPLPEIDACSTPWELDCQSVTVGSDDIAALDNERPPHTQTVGPLRISAHPVTQEEFQAFIKAGGYREKRWWSEAGWAWLQQEQVTRPVYEQPASPRQPVCGVSYYEAEAYCRFISKRLPTEWEWETAARQGLPYRGLVWEWTCSPFAPYPHFAPYPYQGYSAAYFDGHHYVLRGGSWATHPYLKRPSFRNWYLPGVRQIFAGFRWAD